A window from Kluyveromyces lactis strain NRRL Y-1140 chromosome E complete sequence encodes these proteins:
- a CDS encoding F-box protein (conserved hypothetical protein): MMFESTGNDRVSYAHLSRRDIMARYFNLSAPVGHAGVPLPKHVIAKHDDSNVADDNYTSAVNNTTKNDEFILSEKILNLPIEIKVKITNNLSQYDLVNLASVSKSFYDAAMFSLYENIVVDTSYSILNDSLRTDKNQRCTYIKTKYNLKKFMKSLSQDEIQTAFPLGILVKSLKIYSLPDGVSNMEIVNFVHRSINSLTRLSCLYWESGSRKLPLDTLQYLPNKKELTSLAINLDLSKCTEADIHFPQLERLSVVPFNNSDTLCKFMQQISIETIADRIKVLQLKRQLPSMKQITRNNLNLGQSLIVTKYMVENNLARPDSVETDKSINQSMIDFQFWSFLDPILASATNTTSTATANAPFRQLKVLDIDSVNLLASDAGKVVRAFNLETLSTLSLNNVSEIQWLPEIDFQLTDFTSAAVEHFHEGLLLTIAPHLKQLKSLRLCYQEANRDSIPHFLNLLAKNGVFLEQIDIKITWDDSKLVTVLSWEQLMQSCTKSICKHKSKLKKLSLVTQESLRYCEVPKEIPIDSVLRLTECKNLESLRINGDSLQPTGIHILHRFPKLRFLSLRGKRSGGPPHMGLQMAHNGIMDDWYRVMHVAITLAQANKQLQFVKIDKCLFECGKSGNAIPRPDVLNNWFSKQTRVLVTEDEF, from the coding sequence ATGATGTTCGAAAGTACTGGTAACGATCGTGTTTCCTATGCGCACTTGAGCAGACGTGATATTATGGCACGTTATTTCAATCTTTCTGCACCAGTCGGCCATGCAGGTGTGCCGCTTCCGAAGCATGTGATTGCAAAACACGACGACAGCAATGTTGCAGATGATAATTACACCTCTGCTGTTAATAATACCACAAAgaatgatgaatttattctTAGTGAaaagatattgaatttaCCCATTGAAATTAAGGTTAAAATTACCAATAATTTGAGCCAATATGACTTGGTGAATTTAGCATCGGTATCGAAATCTTTTTATGACGCGGCgatgttttctttgtacGAAAATATCGTGGTAGATACGTCATACTCTATATTGAACGATTCGTTGAGAACGGACAAGAATCAACGATGTACTTATATCAAGACGAAGTACAATTTAAAGAAGTTTATGAAATCGTTATCACAGGATGAAATACAAACTGCGTTCCCCTTAGGGATATTGGTAAAAAGTCTCAAAATATATTCTTTGCCCGATGGGGTCTCGAATATGGAAATTGTGAATTTCGTTCATAGATCCATCAATTCGTTGACGAGACTATCATGTTTGTATTGGGAAAGCGGGTCACGGAAATTGCCCTTGGACACATTACAATATTTACCCaataaaaaagaacttACCTCGTTAGCGATAAATCTTGATTTATCGAAATGTACCGAGGCAGATATACACTTCCCGCAACTTGAGCGGCTCTCAGTGGTTCCATTCAATAATTCGGATACGTTGTGCAAATTTATGCAGCAGATTTCGATAGAGACCATTGCAGATCGGATAAAAGTGTTACAATTGAAAAGACAATTACCTTCAATGAAACAGATAACAAGaaataatttgaatttgggTCAATCACTTATAGTAACGAAATACATGGTAGAAAATAACCTGGCAAGACCAGACTCTGTGGAAACTGATAAGAGTATAAATCAAAGTATGATAGACTTCCAGTTTTGGAGTTTCTTAGACCCTATCTTAGCATCAGCGACTAATACTACGAGTACAGCCACTGCCAACGCACCTTTCAGGCAGTTGAAGGTCTTGGATATCGATAGCGTCAATTTACTTGCCAGTGATGCTGGGAAGGTCGTCCGTGCTTTCAACTTGGAAACTTTGAGCACTCTTTCCCTTAACAACGTCAGCGAAATCCAATGGTTACCTGAAATAGACTTTCAACTAACTGATTTTACAAGTGCAGCGGTCGAACATTTTCATGAAGGTTTACTTCTCACCATTGCGCCACATTTGAAACAGTTGAAAAGCTTACGGTTATGCTACCAAGAGGCGAACCGTGACTCCATCCCGCATTTCTTGAACCTTCTTGCCAAAAACGGTGTGTTTTTGGAGCAAATTGATATAAAGATAACTTGGGATGACTCAAAACTAGTCACCGTTCTTAGTTGGGAGCAATTGATGCAGAGCTGCACGAAATCTATATGCAAACACAAATCCAAACTAAAGAAACTTTCACTTGTCACTCAGGAATCGTTACGGTACTGTGAAGTTCCTAAAGAGATACCTATCGACTCTGTATTAAGACTCACTGAATGCAAAAATTTAGAAAGTTTACGAATCAATGGAGACTCTTTGCAGCCCACTGGGATACATATACTACATCGATTCCCCAAGCTCAGATTCTTATCCTTACGCGGTAAACGATCCGGAGGACCACCGCATATGGGTCTTCAAATGGCTCATAACGGAATTATGGACGATTGGTACCGTGTAATGCATGTTGCCATTACACTGGCTCAGGCGAACAAACAACTACAGTTCGTTAAAATAGACAAGTGTTTATTCGAGTGTGGGAAGAGTGGAAATGCCATCCCACGTCCAGATGTGTTAAACAACTGGTTTTCAAAGCAAACCAGAGTACTAGTCACTGAAGATGAGTTCTGA